DNA from Balaenoptera musculus isolate JJ_BM4_2016_0621 chromosome 4, mBalMus1.pri.v3, whole genome shotgun sequence:
CCTGGAGCtcagtggggtggggaaggatgaTTGTCTGTGCTCAAGGGTTTTACAAAAGCAAGACTCTCCAAGAGATGCTGTCCGTGAATGTGACTCACAGGGACCAAGTGACACCTTGGTTCCTGCAGGGAAGAGCGTCTACGAATGCAAAGAATGCGGGAAAGTGTTTAACAAGAATTGCCTCCTTGTTCGACAGCAGTGGATTCACACTGGAGTGGAGCCTTACACGTGCCAGGAGTGTGGGAAGGCCTTTCGTGAAAAGGTCGACTTCGTCCGGCACAGGAAGATATTCACACTGGGCAGAAGCCCCATAAGTGTGCAGActgtgggaaggccttcagccGTAGGTCACATCTCATGTACCACCCGCGGATTCACACTGGCCAGAAGGCCTATGAGTGCAGGGAATGTGGAAAGGCCTCTGCCCACCACTCTGCTTTTGTCCGGCATAATAAGATCCGCACTAGAGAAAAAACCTGTGAGTGCAAATAATGTGGGAATGCCTTTTGTGACAGCTTTTCTCTTCCTTGACATTTGAGTCCTGCTGTAGAGAAGCGCTCTGAATGCAGACTATAGAAAAGAGCTGCTGCTCATCCCTCGAAGAATTCATGCTGGAGAGAAACTATTAATTAAGATAAATGGGAAGACCTTTCGCAGGTGGGCCTACCTCAGCCAACATCAGAGCACTTATACTGAGAAAAGACCTTTTGAATATAACTACTAAGAAAAAATCTTTGGGCCACGGGAAATATCTTACTTGGCATCTGAAACCTCTTGGTTATCGTGCACTTAGCAGAAACTTCAGCCATAGCTCTCTCCACAGGTTATATCACTAAGCCATctcaggaatattttaaaaacaacgaGGAGGAGGGTGCtgtagaagagaagaaatgtatgCTCAGCTCCTTTCAGGCTTCTCTGAAAGCCAAACCTATGAAAATTTGAATTTGGTTCTTTATTTTGGGGATGTCTGAAAGGTAAAAGAGCCTTGATCCTttatttgtcatatatatatagctatatagtAGCTAAGTCTTGAGCTACTGTTATAGCCTATCACTGGCCAGGACTTCGGTCCTTAGCCAACTAGGAACTGAGAGTTTTCGTTCCAGGagctggaatatatatatatatatatattcacatctgTCTAGTGACAGGAGAGTTGGGCACTTGAAGGCAGCTCTATAAAGATTCGTTGAAAGCACTCTTTGTGCTAAAACATTATCTCTAGTCTTGAGGAGCACGAGTCTTTGTGAGAAATAGGCAGGCTTAAGTCATGAAATACTTGAAACTTGTAAcaaattagaatattaaaaatactgccacatttaattattttatatttaaggagATAAGTGTCCACATATGAATGGGCACAAATTTACTGCATCATTTAAGACTATTTAAggttttagtgttttgttttgtttttttaaattaattaattaatttatttatttatggctgtgttgtgtcttcgtttctgtgcgagggctttctctagttgtggcaagtgggggccactcttcattgcagtgcacgggcctctcactatcgcggcctctcttgttgcggagcacaggctccagacgcgcaggctcagcaattgtggctcacgggcccagccgctccgcggcatgtgggatcttcccagaccagggctcgatcccgtgtcccctgcattggcaggcggattcttaaccattgcgtcaccagggaagtccctagtgtttttttaatctctttcttcATGTGGTTTTGAACACccagtactttctttttttttttgacttcctTATACTAGTTTGTTTTGATGCATTTTCTCAGGGACGTGGGGATGCTTGTGTAGCTGTGTGGTTTTCCCAGGTGAGCCCTAATTCTTTCTTCCATGGTCTCCCACCTTCTTTAGTCTTCTGTAGAGGGGCTCTCTAAACCATGTCAGCAGTTTTCTAGAGGTTAAACTAGAGCTACAACAAACTAAACAAAATCCAGCTAACTTTTAACTaatgaaaaactcaggaaaaaattttaacttttaaaaaatgcatacaatgtattaaaatgtaaaacatgtagACCCTTTGACATTTAATTCGATTTTTAGAAATCTGGCCTAGAGAACTATTCTCATAAATGTGCAGTTATGTGTACAAAAAAatactgtgattttatttttatatatgaaacaaatgttttatattgctttattttgaatatattgaaaacaatctaaatgtccatcaatagggaaaTTATGGTACATCTGGTCTATGAAATACTATGAAACAGTAAGGTATCTCTGTATGTAGTGATGTTTAAATGTGTCCCAGATCCAGTGTTAGATAGAAGAGCAAGTTGCAGGAAATAAATCCAGATCTGGAAGGATGAACGTAACACTGTTAACAGTGACTCTTTATGGGGAATGGGATGGACCAGGGTTGTGGGGAActttcagtttttactttatatacttcagtattgtttgcatttttaaaaataaagagcatgtattattttgcaataaatattttaataaaaatggcacCTTGGAATGAAAGTGACTcctattatttcttataaaacatgaattttattaCAGGATTTTAAAGTCCTGGTGttattataccttaaaaaaataaaaacaactgagaTCAAGGATTCAGAGCTGCTTGGCCACACTTAATAAATAAGGTAGTTTAAAAATGAGTCCACATACAATAATGTAAATAATGAGAGTTCAGCATAGGCACTCTTCAATGaacattcattttctttacaATCCTGGTTAACTTATAAATGCCTTTTAGCAGGTGGTTAGGTTTTAATCTTCTTGGAGTTGATCACAAGGAAAGTACTTTGATTTGTGTTAATGTCAGTAtgttgtgtgcacacacacacatacacacacacacacggacacacacacacacacacatttcctggCCTCAGCTGATTTCTAAATGTTTGCTGCTGAATGAATGTGGTTTGGTGATACTGGATTTACTTTCAGACTTGGGGATGTATGTTAGTGTTCTGAATGAAGAGATGCCTAGCTGCTTTTTTCCAACATAATATTCACGCCAAGCAATCAGACCTATTTTCCAGTAAGGAAAACAAGTCCGATATCAACTGATTATACCTTAGGATTTGCCTGTGTTTTCCCTCACAATATATGTGAATATTTGTTAACATTTCATTGGGAATTATATATCATCAGAAATATTTTCCCTATTTAGAAAGAAACAAGGAGTGGGATTTTCCCACAAGAAAATCTGTCACCCGCAGGAAAAACCCTGTTCTGGTATTTCAGTTGAAAGAGTTTGCCCAATAGAGTTGCCCCACAAAAGACTGATTTTGTGAGTTTTGTTCTCCTTTAGCAAGAGAAATTAGCAGCTATGCTGTGATATAAACAAATTCTGCCCATTTAGGGTCAGTTCCTGAAAGAAGACTGTGAAAGAGCAGTAAGATGACCTTATTGGTTTAGGAGAATATCTTGGTTTGGGCTGCTATGACAAAATActataaactgggtggcttataaacaagtcaatttctcacagttctgagaagttccagatcaaggtgctggcagattcagtatCTGGTGAGAGactacttcctggttcatagatgactgtcctctcactgtgtcctcacatggtggaagggacaaGAGAGCTCTCTAGGGTCTCTTTATAAGGGTAATTATCCCATTCAGGAGGGCTCCATTCTATGACCTAATCACAacccaaagaccccatctccaaataccatcacattaggggtaagggctcaacatatgaattttggagagacacaaTCTATAGCAGAGGAGAAAATATCACCTAGAGATCTCTTTTCTGTGAGAGTCATTGAGCCATCTCCCCTGGTCATAGGTGTAGGCTAAGCAGACTTAGAGTCAGTGCCCAATGTTCTCAGATAATTCAATTTTAAGGGCATGAAAACTCTCAGGAGAAGAGGCTGAGCTTCATGATGATGAGGCCTGTAGGACATGTGAGCAATCAAGTGGCTAACTGGAAAAATAGGGAGCAATGTCCATATTTAAATTCCAAGTTTGTGGGGCAATTCATTCAGACGACATTTACATGGCTAAACTAAGCATTACCCTGGGAAAAATGAATAGAAGACCACTGGTGTTTCTTACGGTTTTAAAACTCTGCCTCTGCTCTGGAAAAGAAGGTGGCCACTCTGAGAAACAGGGACAGTAATTTTGCATCTGAGGGGGGTGCTGGCAGTTAGTGTGACCTCCTGCTCCCTGGGAAGCTATGACTGTGTCACTCCAGAAGGGTGTGGTTTAAGAGACTCCAAGTGGGGTCTCACTGTGAATGCAATGATCTGAACTTGTCAAGGCGTCCTTGTAATGGACAAATAGCCATAGAAATGTTCAATTGCAATACATGTGGCAGTGAAACGGTAACTGCGCTGGGTGGTATAAACAGACCAAATTTCAGTTCCATCTACATTTGGCATTAGAAGAGGACTAACCCATTTTGGAGTAAATGCCCGATGTTCTAAGACAATTTAATTCAAGGTGCATAAGAACTGTAAGAAGATGCTAAGCTTCATAATAATGAGGCCTGTAGGACATGTAAACAAGTAGCTAGTTGGAAAAATAAGGGGGAAAGGCCCATATTCAAATTCCAAGTTTGTGGGGCAGTTCATTCCTCTTAACAGGTAAACATGTGTTTTCTTAAAGCTAATTAAATGTAAAGCTTTTGAGGTGTAATTCTTTAGATATGACTTTTGGCTGCTTAACTGTTTTTTAGTGAAGGATTTTGAATGTATATCTCTCATTTTCACTGTTGCTGTTGATAAGTCAGCTATCAGCTTATCATTCCTTTAtaggtcatttttcttttctctgtagcTTCTTTCAAGATCTGTTTATCTTTGGTATTCTATAATTTTAATAGGATTAAAAAGGATTAAAGTATCTAGGTGTGGTTTTCTAATTTATCATGCTTGGTACTCACAAGGATTTCTGAATCTGAGGATTCCTGTATTTCATCAATTCTAGAAACTTTTCATGCATTATAACTTGGGATATGCATCTCTGCCATTATCTCTTATTATTACTTTCCCTAATTACAATTAGATGTATATCGTACCTTCTCACTttatcttccctttctctttaacTTACCTCCCATATTTTCAATCTCTTTGTTCCTCCGTGCTTTCAAAGTAATCTGAAAATATCTATCGTCACATTCATTAACTCTCTTTCACCTGTGTAACTGAAACTTTTAAATGCCAGtggttatatttttcatttacacaagttctaattgattcttttttttttaaagatttttttttttgaagtggaccatttttaaagtctttattgaatttgttacaatactgcttctgttttatgtttcggttttttggccgcgaggcatgtgggatcctatgtccctgaccaggtatcgaacccacaccccctgcactggaaggcgaagtcttaatcactggaccgccagggaagtcgcGCTAATtgattcttttcaataaatattcttggTAATTTCTTATCCTTTCAATActtctatttatatattgtatCCATTTCTAATATCTGAAGTTTTTAAAGTTCTGATTCTGCTTCTTGATGTTTCTCTTGATTTCTTCCCCTGACAtcttatttcctcatttattttgtgattttttaaaattttgagccaAAATTTAATTGGAATCATAACTGCAGGAACTTTTTGAGGCCTGAAATCATAGCATATGCCTTCAGAGAAAATTTATGTTTGCTCCTATCAGGCACCTGGGGGCACTACCCAACtcagattattttgaattctcaGCTTGGGATTCTTCAGCTCATATTAATGATGGGAATTC
Protein-coding regions in this window:
- the ZNF80 gene encoding LOW QUALITY PROTEIN: zinc finger protein 80 (The sequence of the model RefSeq protein was modified relative to this genomic sequence to represent the inferred CDS: deleted 2 bases in 1 codon); translation: MQEGHLKPVTASHKEVLLKRIRLELSGVGKDDCLCSRVLQKQDSPRDAVRECDSQGPSDTLVPAGKSVYECKECGKVFNKNCLLVRQQWIHTGVEPYTCQECGKAFREKVDFVRHRKIHTGQKPHKCADCGKAFSRRSHLMYHPRIHTGQKAYECRECGKASAHHSAFVRHNKIRTREKTCECK